In Triticum aestivum cultivar Chinese Spring chromosome 5B, IWGSC CS RefSeq v2.1, whole genome shotgun sequence, the following proteins share a genomic window:
- the LOC123114763 gene encoding transcription factor TGAL7: MSKLMAMIRGERDELEDGQSLHKGFVGGIREEDHHHHQPSELPLGFRSAPPPPMIASSSMSKESTSYDMADFDQTAIFLYLDGHDPQSIQEQRPTSCSILLINICVRMHAAETLNIFPSQPMHAAEPLNPAAKINGGAVMAAMLANGGNPQQASPKRPEQQQLVLQGAAGGPNATPLLTGSAKDNKNSASLIKKEGTSSGKGATSSSTDPDREGSRRTQDPKTLRRLAQNREAARKSRLRKKAYIQQLETSRIRLSQIEQQVQAGRVQGVLLGTGEHHQGLPSAPSFAGMFDVEYGRWVEEHSKLIFQLRALLNDNAPDNQVQVLVGGAMAHHEELLNLKAAIARIDIFHLLCGVWASPAERCFLWLGGFRPTEVIKVMLKQVGSLSEGQLLGIYNLQRWVQETEESLNHTMGTLQHSLSDTIASPEAAAGNFMGHMSLALNKISSMEAIVRQADGLRQETLHKLHGMLTVRQAAHCFVAIADYFHRLRAVSTLWAARPRHDEQGPPAP; the protein is encoded by the exons ATGTCGAAATTGATGGCTATGATAAGAGG AGAGAGAGACGAGCTGGAGGATGGTCAGAGCCTTCATAAGGGCTTCGTGGGAGGCATCAGAGAAGAAGATCACCACCATCACCAACCCTCGGAGCTCCCCCTGGGCTTCCGGAGCGCCCCGCCACCGCCGATGATCGCCTCTTCCTCCAT GAGCAAGGAGTCGACGAGCTACGACATGGCAGATTTTGATCAAACGGCAATATTTCTCTACCTAGATGGTCATGACCCACAGTCGATTCAGGAACAACGAC cTACGAGTTGCAGCATCTTGTTAATCAATATATGCGTACGTATGCACGCCGCCGAGACCCTGAACATCTTCCCCTCGCAGCCCATGCATGCCGCCGAGCCGCTTAACCCTGCTGCAAAG ATTAATGGCGGCGCAGTCATGGCGGCCATGCTTGCTAATGGCGGTAACCCGCAGCAGGCGTCTCCAAAGAGGCCTGAACAGCAGCAGCTAGTGCTGCAAGGTGCCGCCGGCGGCCCCAATGCAACACCCTTGCTGACTGGTTCAGCCAAGGACAACAAGAACAGTGCCAGTCTCATCAAG AAGGAAGGAACCAGCAGTGGGAAGGGTGCAACATCATCTAGCACAGACCCAGATAGGGAAGGGAGCAGGAGAACACAGGACCCTAAG ACACTGAGGAGGCTTGCACAGAATAGAGAGGCAGCCAGGAAAAGTAGGCTCAGAAAGAAG GCTTACATCCAACAGTTGGAGACAAGTAGGATTAGGCTAAGCCAGATCGAACAACAGGTTCAAGCAGGAAGAGTACAG GGTGTCTTGTTGGGTACTGGAGAGCACCACCAAGGCCTTCCTTCTGCCCCTTCATTTG CTGGTATGTTTGATGTGGAGTATGGGAGATGGGTGGAAGAGCACAGCAAGCTGATCTTCCAGCTCAGGGCATTGTTGAACGACAATGCGCCGGACAACCAGGTGCAGGTGTTGGTCGGTGGTGCCATGGCACATCATGAAGAGTTGCTAAACCTCAAGGCCGCGATTGCCAGGATCGACATTTTCCATCTCTTATGCGGTGTGTGGGCCAGCCCCGCAGAGCGTTGCTTCCTTTGGTTGGGTGGGTTTCGACCCACGGAGGTCATCAAG GTAATGTTGAAGCAAGTGGGGTCTCTGTCGGAGGGGCAGCTCCTGGGAATCTACAACCTCCAGCGCTGGGTGCAGGAGACGGAGGAGTCGCTGAACCACACCATGGGGACCCTCCAGCACTCCCTCTCCGACACCATCgcctccccggaggccgccgccgGCAACTTCATGGGCCACATGTCGCTCGCCCTCAACAAGATCTCCTCCATGGAAGCCATCGTCAGGCAG GCAGATGGGCTGAGGCAGGAGACCCTGCACAAGCTGCACGGCATGCTGACGGTCCGACAGGCCGCCCACTGCTTCGTCGCCATCGCCGACTACTTCCACCGCCTCCGCGCCGTCAGCACCCTCTGGGCTGCCAGGCCACGGCACGACGAGCAGGGCCCGCCGGCGCCGTAG
- the LOC123111616 gene encoding meiotic nuclear division protein 1 homolog, producing MSKKRGLSLEEKREQMLQIFYESQDFYLLKELEKMGPKKGVISQSVKDVVQSLVDDDLVLRDKIGTSVYFWSLPSCAGNQLRTTYNKLESDLSNSKKRYMELLEQRDDLKRGREDTDEREDALEELKAVELLHKKLKEELAAYADSDPSALEAMKDATEVAHSAANRWTDNIFTLQQWCSTTFPQAKEQLEHMYREVGITEDFEYLQ from the exons TCTAAGAAGAGGGGCCTTTCCTTGGAGGAGAAGCGGGAGCAAATGCTTCAAATATTTTACGAGAGTCAAGACTTCTATCTG CTTAAAGAGCTTGAGAAGATGGGTCCTAAAAAAGGAGTGATCAGCCAGTCTGTTAAGGATGTTGTGCAAAGCCTGGTGGATGATGATCTTGTCTTGAGAGACAAAATAGGAACTTCT GTGTACTTTTGGAGTCTTCCCAGTTGTGCCGGAAATCAG CTGAGGACTACCTACAATAAGCTGGAGTCTGATCTTTCAAACTCTAAAAAACGTTACATGGAGCTTCTTGAGCAGAGAGACGACTTGAAAAGAGGCAGGGAAGACACT GATGAGAGAGAAGACGCTTTGGAGGAGCTGAAGGCTGTAGAGCTACTCCATAAGAAGTTAAAG GAAGAACTAGCTGCCTATGCTGATAGTGATCCATCTGCACTAGAGGCGATGA AGGATGCTACTGAGGTTGCCCATTCGGCAGCTAACAGATGGACAG ACAACATCTTCACTTTGCAACAATGGTGTTCAACTACATTCCCGCAAGCAAAAGAACAGCTTGAACACATGTACAGGGAG GTGGGCATAACTGAAGACTTTGAGTATCTGCAGTAA